Proteins found in one Geomonas subterranea genomic segment:
- a CDS encoding ATP-binding protein, giving the protein MLKRLEVKIIVSLALILAVMIAVYGWWTGSRQQSVYIQALSDNLRVLSHSHAHDAATFIVTQEYAGLESHMMNAASMPEVLSIQVAEPDGHLLCNIQRSSRGIHPTLSYKITHIAVPGRPEPDLRREGDQLVSWAPILAGTHLGWVRMALTLKTANELQVATWKSSLQIGALWILVGTLLMIIVVKRPLRAIRELSQFAQELQDRKGAQVSVRRGVYEIDLLADALNHSSTQLRDAEQRLLAEQERLTVTLQSIGDGVIATDTGNRVMLLNQIAEQLTGWSEEEAKGKELGQVLKLGTDTEYAEVMTQLGSVLEARRTLELPGQHHIVSKSGALRTVTANGAPIIDSLGQLAGTVLVIRDVTEKAEIEAEKRELAQQLAQSQKMEAVGQLAGGVAHDFNNMLGVIIGHAELALLRTGTSGEMHDRLREILDAATRSADITKQLLAFSRQQHAEPKVLDLNETIARMLKMLHRLIGEDIDLSWSPGFNVSKVRIDPSQLDQIMANLCVNARDAIAGVGNISIYTENITLSDHDKARIADLVPGEHVMLVVADSGAGMSREVMDRVFEPFYTTKALGRGTGLGLATVFGIVKQNGGHIEVQSEPGRGATFRIYLPAIQEATEERTLEKEKPVGGTETVLLVEDEPAIMDIGTTILTQLGYTVYPASSPEQAIAIADDMGREIDLLLTDVIMPGMNGKDLSEQLLANRPQLKCLFMSGYTADVIAERGKFNADMCFLQKPFTMQSLAAKVREALAGD; this is encoded by the coding sequence ATGTTAAAACGTTTGGAAGTAAAGATCATCGTTTCACTTGCCCTGATTCTGGCGGTGATGATTGCCGTCTACGGTTGGTGGACCGGCAGCAGGCAGCAGTCCGTGTACATCCAGGCCCTCTCGGACAACCTGCGGGTTCTCTCACACAGCCATGCCCACGACGCAGCGACCTTCATCGTGACCCAGGAGTACGCCGGGCTGGAATCGCACATGATGAACGCGGCTAGCATGCCCGAAGTCCTTTCCATCCAGGTGGCCGAACCGGACGGCCACCTTCTTTGCAACATACAGCGCTCCTCGCGTGGCATTCACCCGACCCTAAGCTACAAAATTACGCACATAGCCGTCCCAGGTCGACCGGAGCCTGATCTTAGGCGCGAAGGTGACCAACTGGTGAGTTGGGCGCCCATCCTGGCCGGTACCCACCTCGGATGGGTCCGGATGGCACTGACCCTCAAGACCGCGAACGAACTTCAAGTGGCCACATGGAAAAGCAGCCTGCAGATCGGAGCCCTTTGGATCTTGGTCGGCACACTGCTGATGATCATTGTGGTCAAACGCCCGTTGAGAGCGATAAGAGAACTGAGCCAGTTCGCGCAGGAACTGCAGGACCGAAAGGGAGCCCAGGTTTCGGTGCGACGCGGAGTGTACGAGATCGATCTTCTCGCCGACGCGCTGAACCATTCCTCGACCCAACTGCGCGATGCTGAACAACGACTGCTCGCCGAGCAGGAACGCCTGACCGTGACCCTGCAATCCATTGGGGACGGCGTTATCGCCACCGATACCGGCAATAGAGTCATGCTCTTGAACCAGATAGCGGAGCAGCTTACCGGCTGGAGCGAGGAAGAAGCCAAAGGAAAGGAACTGGGACAGGTGCTGAAGCTCGGCACCGATACGGAATATGCGGAAGTCATGACGCAGCTCGGTAGCGTTCTGGAGGCCAGACGGACGCTTGAACTCCCCGGTCAGCACCACATCGTCTCCAAAAGCGGCGCCCTGCGCACCGTAACCGCCAACGGCGCCCCGATCATCGACAGCTTGGGACAACTGGCGGGTACGGTGCTGGTGATACGAGACGTCACTGAAAAGGCAGAGATAGAGGCGGAGAAGCGGGAACTGGCCCAGCAACTGGCGCAAAGCCAGAAGATGGAAGCTGTGGGGCAGTTAGCGGGTGGTGTGGCTCACGATTTCAACAACATGCTGGGGGTCATCATCGGCCATGCGGAGCTGGCGTTATTGCGGACCGGCACTTCCGGCGAAATGCATGACCGCCTCAGGGAAATTCTCGACGCGGCCACGCGCTCAGCGGACATCACCAAGCAACTGCTCGCTTTTTCCCGTCAGCAGCACGCCGAGCCCAAGGTCCTCGACCTGAACGAGACCATCGCGCGGATGCTCAAGATGCTGCATCGCCTGATTGGCGAGGACATCGACCTGTCGTGGTCTCCCGGCTTCAATGTGAGCAAGGTACGGATCGACCCGTCTCAACTGGACCAGATCATGGCCAACCTCTGCGTCAACGCGCGTGACGCCATCGCGGGCGTTGGAAACATCAGTATCTACACCGAAAACATTACGTTGAGTGACCATGACAAGGCGCGGATTGCCGACCTTGTGCCTGGCGAACACGTCATGCTGGTCGTCGCGGACAGCGGCGCCGGCATGTCCCGCGAGGTCATGGACCGCGTTTTCGAGCCGTTCTACACCACCAAGGCCCTGGGGCGCGGAACCGGCCTCGGGCTCGCCACGGTGTTCGGCATCGTGAAGCAAAACGGCGGCCACATAGAGGTACAGAGCGAACCGGGGCGCGGGGCGACGTTCAGGATCTATCTTCCCGCGATACAGGAGGCGACCGAAGAGCGGACACTGGAAAAGGAGAAACCGGTGGGGGGCACGGAAACCGTGCTGCTGGTCGAGGACGAGCCGGCCATCATGGACATCGGTACCACCATCCTTACCCAGTTGGGGTACACGGTCTACCCCGCGTCATCACCGGAGCAAGCGATCGCCATCGCCGATGACATGGGCCGGGAGATAGACCTACTGCTTACGGACGTCATCATGCCCGGCATGAATGGCAAAGACCTTTCCGAGCAGTTGCTGGCAAACCGGCCGCAGCTGAAATGCCTGTTCATGTCAGGGTATACCGCCGATGTGATCGCCGAAAGAGGCAAGTTCAACGCGGACATGTGTTTTCTGCAAAAGCCATTCACCATGCAGTCGTTGGCGGCCAAGGTCAGGGAGGCGCTAGCAGGGGACTAA